TGATGAGTGGAAAATGTTGCTCACACAGAGATAGGGATGAGGCCGTGCTGGAGCCTCCTGCCAGACCTGCCTGTCTGGCCCTGGGGTGGGTGTGTGTTCAGGTGTGCTGGGGCCTCACAAACCCCACCAGGAGCTGGGttctggagcagcctggggccTGGAGAAGTGACCATGCCCTGCAGGGTGGCACCAACAGCGCCCATTGCCCACGGCAGCTGGAGGGAACTGCAGACcccacaccagcagctcccacccctACAGGAACATTTCTGCTTGTGAGAAACTGCACAAAGCTATTTTCTGCCAGCGTGGAACTGTGGCCTGACTTGCCCCCAATCCCTTACCTGCAGTCCCCAGGGTGTGCTGTGGCACAGGATCCctgcccagcacatccctgctgccaAGCACGGCACAACACGGCTGCCCTGCATCTCTTGGGCTGGGGTGGGTTCCATGAGGGTTTTCTGGCAAATAAGCACCTGGGTTTACTCAGGCCAGGTGGAGTTTATCTtcacagcctctcctgccccatTTGGATCCTTGTTCCACATCTTCAGGCCCTGCCCTCCACCCAAATTTGCTATGGCAGTGTGGCAAAGTGGTGACGGCAGCAGAGATGAGCAGGTACAGAACTTGAGAGcacctctcctctcctggtAACCCCAGGAGAGCCCTGGGGGGATTTCCAGCACTCCAACCCCAGCACATCCTGCTCCCTTCAGGCATGgccctgcagccaggatggGCACAGGGAGCCTTCCAGccctcccatcccagcctggaggcagagctggccGTGACCCAGcctccccatcccatcccagccccttccctcgGGCAAGACCGGTGGGGAAAAAacctccctcccctgcctcccccagctTATCAAATTTGGCCATGTCTGGAAAGGCCTGGTTTCCTTTTCACCAAAAAAGATCAAAACTGGGTAATTGGCTGCCGGCACAGATGCCTCTGCGCCTCTCTCATGTGTAAACAGCATTGCCGAGCGCTGACACAACGCAGGCGGCCGCGGCACACGCAGGCGCCCCGGGGCTGCCACCGGCCCTTCTGGGGGTGCCACAACAGGGGGAGAAGTCATTGACTGCAGGCAGAGTTGGCTCTGCACCCCAAAAAATGCTGGTGGCCAAAGGGCGggtgctgctgcccacctgAAGCACTGGCAGGTGTTTGCAGGGCTCCTCTGGCAGGTCCTGAGGTGACGAACGGGACACTCTGTGCTCACATCTCAGCCAAGGGGACAGCAAAGCCTCTGAAACGCTGTGCTGGGGGTGTTAATGTGGGTGGATGCACGgctcctgcatcccagggctggcaggaggagggggacaGCGTGACTTGGGGGTGCAGAGACCTTTACCCTATTTATGGGGTTTTCTAGAGGCACAGTTCATGGACTGGGAAAAGGAGGCGGAAATTTCCCTCTGCCCTACAAAGCTCAAGGGCCTTCAAATCCCTGGGGACTCACAGTGAggcgggaggaggagggaaacaACATCCAGCGCTACCACCAAAGGAGCAGGACAGTCTGCTGGCCGGGAGCGTGGGGAACAGCGCCGGGATCGGCctaggctgggctggaggggaggagagagggatggagggagggatggaggggcgGAGGGATGCGGgaagggatgcagggagggacagagaggaggagggatgcAGACGGGAAGGATGGAGGGCTGGGAGCGGTTGGGTGGCGGACAGCACCATCGCGTGGCACTTGACCGCAGGGACAGCAACGccagcccctgtcccctggAAGGGGAATTACAGCCAGCATccccctgcctcagtttcccccacCGCAGCACCCTGCACCGCGGTACTCGGCCCCGGaaagccagggcagcagccccagggccagctgtgggcacagctgtgtgtccccatggcaggagctggaggacagCAGAAGGGGAAGGGATTGGGGACAGACAGATCAGGGATGCCGGGGATGGGTGATCTCACTGCTGGGCAGAAGGGTTTGGGGGCTCCTGggaccagcagagctgctgctggtggcacacAGATGACAGCGGGCCCTCAGCCCCGGGTTACCTGCTCACCTTGCTGCCAGCACGGGACACAGCCACTCCCACTCCTCCTGCGAGCCCTTGCTCTGCCAGCCGTGTCCCTCCGGCCCTGTCAGGGCTGTGACCCCGCTGCTGACACCAACAGAGCCCAAACCCCCTCTGCAGATCGTGTTATTGCCAAGAGAGCCCCTCAGGGCTGCCTGCTCCACAGGGGACCCGCCACTGACCACAGTCGCCACCGCCAGCAGAGCCAGCGCCTGGGGCGGCGACGGGTGGCCGAGTCCCAGACCACGCTGGCCCCCTGCCCTGTCTGCTCCGAGGCTCCCTGGCACCTTGGGGACCGGACACACCTCTGGCAGGGCACAGCCGGGGGCTGGGGCTTTCCCTTTTTAGCTGCCCGGCTTGCAGGGACCGGCCACACTGCAGGACAGCGGCCGGCAGCCCTCCGCGGCCATGGAGCGGGCTCCAAACCTGGTAAGGTGCCTCCCCGGCAGCTCAGGGCTTGCTCCTCGTTTTCCTTCTCTAATAGAATGATTTGCATGCTTGTTTACCTGGGGTTGTTTGCTTTGGAGGTGCCCGCTGTGGCCTGCCAGGGTTCCCACACCAGGCAGGGTGAGgatgcagcagcctgggagagcaaAGCCACGCCAGCCCGGCCGGACAGTCCGGCACCGAACGGGGACAACAGCCCTGGCCGAgagctccctgccccagggcacTGCACACCCACGGGCAGGGTCTGGGGCTGCCTGGGTCACTGCAGGGACACcaagagcagggagcaggactACAGAAAGCAACTTTGTTCCCTGCCTGCCGGGGGGCAGCACACGGCTGCTCCGCCCGGCGAGGCcggagggagaagggaaggaaaaaagcatcttttctcTCTCACCGTCCTTAGagcacagagggagggagaggagggttTGGATAAAGATCCCATTCTTGACTGTCTCATCTGTGTAAGGCTCCTTTTAAAGCAGAGGCCGCCCAGGTATGGCCTGAGCTGGGTCCCTCCCAGCACGTAACTGCCTCAGGGTGGGCACAGAGGGCActgggcacagctcaggcagGGTAGCACAAATTGCCAGCTGTGAGCAGGGTGAGGGGCAGCCACACACATCAGCTCATCACGACCCTGTGCCCACCATCCCTGCAAACTGCCCTCAGGTGTTTCTCACCTGCAGGCCAGCACTTTGGGCGTTGAATGTGCCACCTCAAAGTCAATGTGGTCCTGCCATCGCCTGGGGACcactgggaggagggagagggagagctcCCTTTCTGTGCCAGTCCTGCAGCCCAAGCAGCCACTCACCatcctccttcttcctcagcTTCTGCTCTGCATCTTCACCTTCGCCATGGTGCCGGTTCCTGAAGCCAAGGACCAGAGCAAGGCAGccaagggcaggaaaaggggcCTGGCACGGCCACCAACAGCCCCCCCTGCCCTGGCCTGGGCCCCAGATGACCCCTACACCAGCATGGCAGAGTACGAGCACAGCATCCAGGACATGGTGCGCCAGCTGAGGAACGGCTCCGAGCCGGGGGACACCAAGTGCCAGGTGAACCTGAGGCTCTGGAGGTCCAACCGGAGGAGCCTGTCCCCCTGGGCCTACAGGTGAGCTTGGGAGGGGCCTCGGGGACAGGCAAGGTggccctgtgccagcacaggggctgtggcAGGATGTGATGCCAAATCCATCTCACCTCGG
The Parus major isolate Abel chromosome 13, Parus_major1.1, whole genome shotgun sequence DNA segment above includes these coding regions:
- the IL17B gene encoding interleukin-17B, whose translation is MERAPNLLLLCIFTFAMVPVPEAKDQSKAAKGRKRGLARPPTAPPALAWAPDDPYTSMAEYEHSIQDMVRQLRNGSEPGDTKCQVNLRLWRSNRRSLSPWAYRINHDATRIPADIPEARCLCTGCINPFTMQEDRTMASIPIYSRLPVRRLLCPGPAEAGHRPSGKKKCHKKYQMVMETIAVGCTCIF